One window of the Thermasporomyces composti genome contains the following:
- a CDS encoding mannosyltransferase family protein: protein MLTRLGVLLVALTAPWVFHGEGKVPPFLERWKQWDFWHFDHIARNGYFDPNWEDPVEAFFPGLPMLMRLGHLLGVPSVVAGLAVSFLAGGVAAVALARLADLEWGEGAGRRAALMWMVAPPAIFLAAPYTESLFLGFAIPAWLAARRGHWGVATVLAAGASSVRVSGLFLALALVVEFLTSPKRREWINGLWLIVPFVPLLAYMTYLRIRTGDWLRWYHAQEEGWYRGFTAPHEAFLHTWSAATGRLKFANVTDAMQANFEWMFRAELVAMVVGLVVTAVLLALRRWSEATWIGVQVAAFASSYWFFSVPRATLLWFPLWIGLGALAVRWVWVWRAYLMLAVPLFGVWAAAYVTGRWSG, encoded by the coding sequence GTGCTGACCAGGCTCGGGGTGCTCCTCGTGGCGCTCACCGCGCCGTGGGTGTTCCACGGCGAGGGGAAGGTTCCTCCCTTCCTCGAGCGCTGGAAGCAGTGGGACTTCTGGCACTTCGACCATATCGCTCGTAACGGCTACTTCGACCCGAACTGGGAGGATCCGGTCGAGGCGTTCTTCCCAGGGCTCCCCATGCTCATGCGGCTGGGCCACCTGCTCGGTGTCCCCTCCGTCGTTGCCGGCCTCGCCGTCTCCTTCCTCGCCGGTGGCGTCGCCGCCGTAGCGCTGGCGCGGCTGGCGGACCTGGAGTGGGGCGAGGGGGCCGGGCGGCGCGCCGCGCTCATGTGGATGGTCGCTCCGCCCGCGATCTTCCTGGCCGCCCCCTACACCGAGTCGCTCTTCCTCGGCTTCGCGATCCCGGCCTGGCTCGCGGCGCGTCGCGGCCACTGGGGTGTGGCCACCGTCCTCGCCGCCGGCGCGTCGAGCGTGCGGGTGTCCGGCCTCTTCCTCGCCCTCGCGCTCGTCGTCGAGTTCCTCACCTCGCCGAAGCGGCGGGAGTGGATCAACGGCCTGTGGCTGATCGTCCCCTTCGTGCCGCTCCTCGCCTACATGACCTACCTGCGCATCCGCACCGGCGACTGGCTGCGGTGGTACCACGCGCAGGAGGAGGGGTGGTACCGCGGCTTCACCGCACCCCACGAGGCCTTCCTCCACACGTGGAGCGCCGCGACCGGGCGGCTGAAGTTCGCCAACGTCACCGACGCGATGCAGGCCAACTTCGAGTGGATGTTCCGCGCCGAGCTGGTCGCCATGGTCGTGGGTCTCGTGGTCACCGCCGTCCTGCTCGCGCTCCGCCGTTGGAGCGAGGCCACCTGGATCGGCGTCCAGGTGGCGGCGTTCGCGTCGTCGTACTGGTTCTTCTCCGTGCCGCGCGCGACGCTGCTGTGGTTCCCGCTGTGGATCGGCCTCGGCGCCCTCGCCGTCCGGTGGGTGTGGGTGTGGCGTGCCTACCTCATGCTGGCCGTGCCGCTGTTCGGCGTGTGGGCGGCCGCGTACGTCACCGGCCGATGGTCGGGCTGA
- a CDS encoding CCA tRNA nucleotidyltransferase: MSEAQRRGVRELLRITPVIDELGARFRAAGEEIALVGGSVRDALLGRLGTDLDFTTSAPPERVERLLAGWADATWDIGRAFGTIGARKGDWSVEITTYRSDVYEPDSRKPEVTYGDSLEGDLARRDFTINALAVRLPDRVFVDPYGGLTDLVAGVIRTPGRPEDSFNDDPLRMLRAARFASKLGFAVAPEVVDAMRRMADRITIVSAERIRDELVKLILGDHPRAGLELLVDTGLADHILPELPKLRLEVDEHHRHKDVYEHTLTVLEQAIALEHRLPGGGPDFITRFAALMHDVGKPKTRRFEPGGKVTFHHHEVVGAKMTAKRMRALRFPTDQIEAVSRLVELHLRFHGYGTGEWTDSAVRRYARDAGPLLDRLHIVTRADCTTRNRRKAAALQRAYDHLEERIERLAAEEELRNIRPDLDGNEIMEILGIQPGPLVGRAWKHLLEFRLDKGPQDKETAREELLRWWREQPEYQEAHDQR, from the coding sequence CTGAGCGAGGCGCAGCGTCGCGGCGTACGCGAGCTGTTGCGCATCACGCCTGTGATCGACGAGCTCGGCGCTCGGTTCCGTGCCGCCGGGGAGGAGATCGCCCTGGTGGGCGGCTCGGTCCGGGACGCCTTGCTCGGTCGGCTCGGGACCGACCTCGACTTCACCACGAGCGCTCCACCCGAGCGAGTCGAGCGGCTGCTCGCCGGTTGGGCCGACGCGACATGGGACATCGGGCGCGCTTTCGGGACGATCGGTGCGCGCAAGGGCGACTGGAGTGTCGAGATCACGACGTACCGCTCCGACGTCTACGAGCCCGACAGCCGCAAGCCCGAGGTGACGTACGGCGACTCGCTCGAGGGTGACCTGGCTCGTCGTGACTTCACGATCAACGCGCTGGCGGTGCGGCTGCCCGACCGGGTGTTCGTGGACCCGTACGGGGGTCTCACCGACCTGGTAGCCGGGGTCATCCGGACGCCGGGCCGGCCGGAGGACTCCTTCAACGACGACCCGTTGCGCATGCTGCGGGCCGCGCGGTTCGCGAGCAAGCTCGGCTTCGCGGTGGCGCCGGAGGTCGTCGACGCGATGCGGCGGATGGCCGACCGGATCACGATCGTGTCGGCCGAGCGGATCCGGGACGAGCTCGTCAAGCTCATCCTGGGCGACCACCCGCGGGCCGGGCTGGAGCTGCTGGTGGACACCGGGTTGGCCGACCACATCCTGCCTGAGCTGCCCAAGCTCCGGCTGGAGGTGGACGAGCACCACCGCCACAAGGACGTCTACGAGCACACGCTCACCGTGCTCGAGCAGGCCATCGCGCTCGAGCATCGCCTGCCGGGCGGCGGTCCGGACTTCATCACCAGGTTCGCCGCCCTCATGCACGACGTGGGCAAGCCCAAGACACGTCGTTTCGAACCCGGCGGAAAGGTGACGTTCCACCACCACGAGGTGGTCGGGGCCAAGATGACCGCCAAGCGCATGCGGGCCCTGCGGTTCCCGACCGACCAGATCGAGGCGGTCTCTCGGCTCGTCGAGCTCCACCTGCGCTTCCACGGGTACGGCACCGGCGAGTGGACGGACTCCGCAGTGCGTCGGTACGCCCGCGACGCCGGCCCGCTGCTGGACCGCCTCCACATCGTGACCCGCGCCGACTGTACGACCCGGAACCGGCGCAAGGCGGCGGCACTCCAGCGCGCCTACGACCATCTGGAGGAGCGGATCGAACGGCTGGCCGCGGAGGAGGAGCTGCGGAACATCCGTCCCGACCTCGACGGCAACGAGATCATGGAGATTCTCGGCATCCAACCGGGTCCGCTCGTCGGCCGCGCCTGGAAGCACCTGCTGGAGTTCCGCCTCGACAAGGGGCCGCAGGACAAGGAGACCGCGCGGGAGGAGCTGCTGCGGTGGTGGCGCGAGCAGCCGGAGTACCAGGAGGCGCACGACCAGCGTTGA
- a CDS encoding PadR family transcriptional regulator: MPRRSGVLEMAVLGLLNEAPMHGYEIRKRLNALFGWSRALSYGSLYPCLKAMLRKGWISEDTTASGSRRRAKIVYRITEQGQARFAEHLAEGGPAAWDDDERFGVHFAFFARTDAAVRLRILEGRLRRLEERLERVRAQIERTQERRDAYALELQRYGMESVEREMSWLSRLIASERRRGPATTTTSTTSTTTTSTTTPGPPRHDLAAPDNGVAT, encoded by the coding sequence GTGCCACGCAGGAGCGGAGTCTTGGAGATGGCCGTGCTCGGTCTGCTGAACGAGGCGCCCATGCACGGCTACGAGATCCGCAAGCGGCTCAACGCCCTCTTCGGCTGGAGCCGAGCCCTGTCGTACGGCTCTCTGTACCCCTGCCTGAAGGCGATGCTGAGGAAGGGCTGGATCAGCGAGGACACCACGGCGTCCGGGTCACGCCGGCGGGCCAAGATCGTCTACCGGATCACCGAGCAAGGCCAGGCGCGGTTCGCGGAGCACCTCGCCGAGGGCGGTCCAGCCGCCTGGGACGACGACGAGCGGTTCGGGGTCCACTTCGCCTTCTTCGCACGCACCGACGCCGCGGTACGGCTGCGCATCCTCGAGGGTCGGCTGCGCCGTCTGGAGGAACGACTGGAGCGGGTCCGCGCCCAGATCGAGCGCACCCAGGAACGCAGAGACGCCTACGCCCTCGAGCTCCAGCGGTACGGCATGGAGTCCGTGGAGCGGGAGATGAGCTGGCTGAGCCGTCTCATCGCCTCGGAGCGGCGCAGAGGTCCCGCCACGACGACCACCTCGACGACCAGCACCACCACGACCAGCACCACCACGCCCGGCCCCCCGCGTCACGACCTCGCGGCACCGGACAACGGGGTCGCCACCTGA
- a CDS encoding alanine racemase produces MALTLYVDTARWRAHLDQVVASYPRIVPVAKGNGYGFGLANLAREAARLEVDTLAVGTPEELAEVADHFPGDLLVLTPIRSAQIQRLQERTAGAGEVDPSRVIHTVSRLADLIVLSDGPGEPRVVVELFSSMRRHGIPTEDLATVAKLLDGVRCEGWALHLPLPGFGDHVAEINTCIERIRDAGAPLERLWVSHVTPEELAELRSANPEVEIRPRVGTKLWLSDREAYQARAELLEVHPVRRGDRFGYRQRRVPGDGHLLVVSGGTSHGVALEAPSHVEDLRTRARVLAVSSLEAAGRALSPFTVAGQRRWFAEPPHMQVSVVFLPASVPPPEVGTELPVNVGMTLTRFDRIVFE; encoded by the coding sequence ATGGCGCTCACGCTGTACGTCGACACCGCCCGCTGGCGGGCACACCTCGACCAGGTTGTCGCCTCCTACCCTCGGATCGTCCCGGTGGCCAAGGGGAACGGCTACGGGTTCGGGCTCGCCAACCTCGCTCGCGAGGCCGCCCGGCTCGAGGTCGACACCCTCGCCGTCGGCACGCCGGAAGAGCTGGCCGAGGTCGCCGACCACTTTCCCGGCGACCTGCTCGTCCTCACCCCGATCCGCTCCGCGCAGATCCAGCGCCTCCAGGAGCGGACCGCCGGCGCCGGTGAGGTCGACCCGTCCCGGGTGATCCACACGGTGAGCCGCCTCGCCGACCTGATCGTGCTCTCCGACGGGCCCGGCGAGCCTCGCGTCGTGGTGGAGTTGTTCTCCTCGATGCGACGCCACGGCATCCCGACCGAGGACCTCGCGACCGTCGCCAAGCTCCTCGACGGAGTGCGTTGCGAGGGATGGGCGTTGCACCTGCCGCTGCCCGGCTTCGGCGACCACGTGGCGGAGATCAACACGTGCATCGAGCGGATCCGCGACGCCGGGGCGCCGTTGGAGCGGCTGTGGGTCTCCCACGTCACGCCCGAGGAGCTGGCGGAGCTACGCTCCGCTAACCCCGAGGTCGAGATCCGGCCGAGAGTCGGGACCAAGCTGTGGTTGTCGGACCGGGAGGCGTACCAGGCGCGGGCGGAGCTGCTCGAGGTGCACCCGGTCCGCCGTGGGGACCGGTTCGGCTACCGACAGCGACGAGTGCCGGGCGACGGTCACCTGCTGGTGGTGAGCGGTGGAACCTCTCACGGCGTCGCGCTCGAGGCGCCGAGCCACGTCGAGGACCTGCGCACGCGGGCTCGGGTGCTCGCGGTGAGCAGCCTGGAGGCGGCCGGCCGTGCGTTGTCGCCGTTCACGGTGGCAGGGCAGCGGCGGTGGTTCGCCGAGCCGCCGCACATGCAGGTGAGCGTGGTGTTCCTGCCCGCGTCGGTGCCGCCGCCCGAAGTCGGCACCGAGCTGCCCGTCAACGTCGGCATGACGCTCACCAGGTTCGACCGGATCGTCTTCGAGTGA
- a CDS encoding glycosyltransferase family 87 protein, with amino-acid sequence MSRSPSREDPLVRLATAWMGGPIGRHALVGVSRWTPLAVAFLVTTALFVIGLIQKAPCHAEGWPRESGIAFSRLCYSDVAYLYRERGFAEGAIAYLDRGDYPPLEYPVLTGVVMQVTAWVTQALSGPDPVRASVLFFDLTVVLLFVCALVTVWALTRIHPHRPYDAMFVAAAPALALAGTINWDLVAVALSTCAILAWARSRPVAAGVLLGLGAATKFYPLLLLGPLLVLALRVGRIRLWAATFLSALAVWLVVNVPFIVLAHDSWLTFWTFNSERQGDFGSVWYVLALAGHPVDNLNAISLALFALACLGIAALGLYAPRRPRLGQLIFLTVAAFLLVNKVYSPQYVLWMLPLVALARPRWRDWSIWQGGEVLYWVAIWLHLAGSMTPPTEGAPDRTYWLAVAVRIAATLVLCAAVVRDILRPAADPVRANDKADDPAGGPFDHAPDAAWVRRLVRLGRPGRAPLEEGVAP; translated from the coding sequence GTGAGCAGGAGCCCGTCGCGGGAGGATCCGCTGGTCCGCCTGGCGACCGCCTGGATGGGCGGGCCGATCGGTCGGCATGCCCTGGTGGGGGTATCCCGCTGGACACCGCTTGCGGTGGCCTTCCTCGTCACGACCGCGCTCTTCGTCATCGGCCTCATCCAGAAGGCGCCGTGTCACGCCGAGGGGTGGCCGCGAGAGTCAGGCATCGCGTTCAGCCGGCTCTGCTACAGCGACGTCGCCTACCTGTACCGGGAGCGCGGGTTCGCTGAGGGCGCCATCGCCTACCTCGACCGTGGCGACTACCCGCCGCTGGAGTACCCCGTCCTCACCGGCGTCGTCATGCAGGTGACCGCCTGGGTCACGCAGGCGTTGAGCGGTCCCGACCCGGTCCGAGCGAGCGTCCTCTTCTTCGACCTGACCGTCGTCCTGCTCTTCGTCTGCGCGCTCGTCACGGTCTGGGCGCTGACCAGAATCCATCCGCACCGCCCGTACGACGCGATGTTCGTCGCGGCCGCGCCCGCGCTCGCCTTGGCCGGCACGATCAACTGGGATCTCGTGGCGGTCGCGCTCTCCACCTGCGCGATCCTGGCCTGGGCCCGCTCGCGGCCCGTCGCCGCCGGCGTCCTCCTCGGCCTGGGCGCGGCGACCAAGTTCTACCCCTTGCTCCTGCTCGGTCCGCTGCTGGTCCTGGCGTTGCGGGTCGGTCGGATTCGCTTGTGGGCGGCCACGTTCCTGTCAGCGCTGGCGGTCTGGCTTGTGGTCAACGTGCCGTTCATCGTCCTGGCGCACGACAGCTGGCTGACCTTCTGGACGTTCAACTCCGAACGACAGGGCGACTTCGGCTCGGTGTGGTACGTCCTCGCGCTGGCCGGGCACCCGGTGGACAACCTCAATGCGATCTCTCTGGCGCTGTTCGCTCTCGCCTGTCTCGGCATCGCGGCGCTGGGTCTGTACGCGCCGCGCCGACCCCGGCTCGGTCAGCTCATCTTCCTCACCGTCGCGGCGTTCCTGCTGGTCAACAAGGTGTACTCCCCGCAGTACGTCCTCTGGATGCTGCCGCTGGTGGCGCTCGCGCGACCGCGGTGGCGAGACTGGTCGATCTGGCAGGGCGGTGAGGTGCTCTACTGGGTCGCGATCTGGCTCCACCTAGCCGGCAGCATGACGCCCCCCACCGAGGGAGCCCCAGACCGCACCTACTGGCTGGCGGTTGCTGTGCGGATCGCCGCGACGTTGGTTCTGTGCGCCGCCGTCGTCCGTGACATCCTGCGTCCCGCAGCCGATCCAGTGCGCGCGAACGACAAGGCCGACGACCCCGCCGGTGGACCTTTCGACCACGCTCCCGATGCGGCGTGGGTTCGGCGCCTGGTACGGCTCGGCCGGCCCGGGCGAGCGCCCTTGGAGGAGGGGGTCGCACCGTGA
- a CDS encoding inositol-3-phosphate synthase → MSSQPVRVAIVGVGNCAASLVQGVHYYRDADPSQRVPGLMHVTFGPYHVSDVEFVAAFDVDSKKVGQDLADAIVASENNTIKICDVPPTGVTVSRGPTFDGLGRYYRETIVESDAEPVDVVDVLRRSEADVLVSYLPVGSEEANRFYAQCALDAGVAFVNALPVFIASDPAWAAKFEAAGVPIIGDDIKSQVGATITHRVLSKLFEDRGVVVDRTFQLNFGGNMDFKNMLERDRLESKKISKTQAVTSQIPRELDKRNVHVGPSDHVPWLEDRKWAYVRIEGRAFGDVPLNLEYKLEVWDSPNSAGIIIDAIRAAKIAKDRGIGGPILSASSYFMKSPPVQYPDDEARELVERFIRGEVER, encoded by the coding sequence ATGAGCTCGCAGCCAGTACGGGTCGCCATCGTCGGTGTCGGGAACTGCGCGGCCTCCCTGGTCCAGGGCGTCCACTACTACCGCGACGCCGACCCGAGTCAGCGGGTCCCCGGTCTGATGCACGTGACCTTCGGCCCCTACCACGTCTCCGACGTGGAGTTCGTCGCCGCCTTCGACGTGGACAGCAAGAAGGTGGGCCAGGACCTCGCCGACGCGATCGTGGCCAGCGAGAACAACACCATCAAGATCTGCGACGTGCCACCGACCGGCGTCACCGTCAGCCGTGGACCCACCTTCGACGGCCTGGGCCGCTACTACCGAGAGACCATCGTCGAGTCCGACGCCGAGCCTGTCGACGTCGTCGACGTCTTGCGCCGGTCCGAGGCCGACGTCCTGGTGTCCTACCTGCCGGTGGGCTCCGAGGAGGCGAACCGCTTCTACGCGCAGTGCGCTCTCGACGCCGGCGTGGCCTTCGTGAACGCGCTCCCGGTGTTCATCGCCAGCGACCCCGCGTGGGCGGCGAAGTTCGAGGCGGCCGGGGTGCCGATCATCGGGGACGACATCAAGAGCCAGGTCGGCGCGACGATCACGCACCGGGTCCTGTCCAAGCTCTTCGAGGACCGCGGTGTCGTAGTCGACCGGACCTTCCAGCTCAACTTCGGCGGGAACATGGACTTCAAGAACATGCTGGAGCGCGACCGGCTGGAGTCGAAGAAGATCTCCAAGACCCAGGCGGTCACCTCCCAGATCCCGCGTGAGCTGGACAAGCGCAACGTCCACGTCGGTCCCAGCGACCACGTGCCCTGGCTCGAGGACCGGAAGTGGGCGTACGTCCGCATCGAGGGCCGGGCCTTCGGCGATGTGCCGCTGAACCTCGAGTACAAGCTCGAGGTGTGGGACTCCCCCAACTCCGCGGGGATCATCATCGACGCGATCCGGGCCGCCAAGATCGCCAAGGACCGAGGGATCGGCGGACCGATCCTGTCGGCGTCGTCCTACTTCATGAAGAGCCCGCCCGTGCAGTACCCCGACGACGAGGCTCGAGAGCTCGTGGAGCGGTTCATCCGCGGCGAGGTCGAGCGCTAG
- a CDS encoding DUF5318 family protein produces the protein MWSQRSVVDYSLQRKATLRALFRGGATVMDDVCDADPYLLRAAKYHGEPTDQLCPVCRKEQLTHVTYVFGDELGQYSGRIRQTRELEAMARQHGEFRVYVVEVCQGCGWNHLTLSYVLGDGVPRRPPRRQRTVEDEYP, from the coding sequence ATGTGGTCCCAGCGGTCCGTCGTCGACTACAGCTTGCAGCGCAAGGCGACCCTGCGTGCGCTGTTTCGAGGTGGCGCGACCGTCATGGACGACGTCTGCGATGCCGATCCCTACCTCTTGCGGGCGGCCAAGTACCACGGGGAGCCCACGGACCAGCTGTGTCCGGTGTGCCGCAAGGAGCAGCTCACTCACGTCACCTACGTCTTCGGTGACGAGCTGGGTCAGTACTCCGGTCGAATTCGGCAGACCCGTGAGCTCGAGGCCATGGCCCGCCAGCACGGCGAGTTCCGGGTGTACGTCGTCGAGGTCTGTCAGGGGTGTGGCTGGAACCACCTGACCTTGTCGTACGTCCTTGGTGACGGTGTTCCTCGTCGGCCACCCCGCCGGCAACGGACGGTGGAGGACGAATACCCCTAG
- a CDS encoding transglycosylase domain-containing protein has product MTRSHRGGDDHRATPGARHAYSPDDTDTGDDGAGYGEAGYGGAGYGGAGHGRAGYARSGYEGSGRDGTGYHNTGYHNTGYDDTAYHNTGYDDTGYVRTGYVGSTRRYRSSHAGQGQDASGRWHDDTDIDVLAPRSGLRRGDPGSPRDVGLTGRAASTRPGGHGGGRRGDEIDPDGRRAGGKGGRRRRRWRRVLAAALVTSSVLLLAGVATFVILYVRTPIPDPNAELNANKTTLYYQDGSTVLGGFAVQNRVSVPLDQVPRHVQDAVIAAENRTFWTDSGISPTGIIRAAWNQLRGGSKQSGSTITQQYVKNYYLTQEQTWSRKIKELFITLKIQRQLSKQEILQHYLNTSYFGRGAYGIEVAANAYFGKHVQELTPHQAAVLASLLRAPSNYDPAAKEGNLERLEGRYRYVLRGMAEMGVIPTSDVEAPLPKIRPVADKRTYEGPRGHLLVQVRKELRKIGFTDQQIETGGLQVTTTFDPHAQKALEEAVRKHFPKKNAKGVYVGVAAVRPGTGEVVAMYGGRDYLERQFNDATQAKLQPGSTFKPFALAAALEHGVSLESRFAGNSPYKLPDGDKVNNEFNRDYGKYVDLVKATRDSINTAYVDLTVNAISPKDVVDAALRAGVPPDTPGLEAHAKVSLGFASVSPVDMANAYATFAVGGRRATWHVVAEVRDRSGAVVYRNPEETTVEFDSRVVRDVNYALQEVVRRGSGEREAKRVGRPAAGKTGTHEDETAWFVGYTPQLSAAVAFYKDSDGDGVKESLDDVGGMNTFFGGGYPARIWAAFMRAALAGEPVQHFAPPAHVGEPVNATPTPTPTSDGGPRPTASPGSPAPQPTAPGPTGRPTQPPPPPPPPPPPPPDPDDPDPEPEPRPTETPRREPPQPRPKPRPTVPAPTPTKTWPAS; this is encoded by the coding sequence GTGACGCGGAGCCATCGTGGTGGTGACGACCACCGAGCCACGCCTGGTGCGCGGCACGCCTACTCGCCTGACGACACGGACACGGGTGACGACGGCGCTGGTTACGGGGAGGCTGGTTACGGGGGCGCCGGCTACGGGGGCGCCGGTCACGGGAGAGCCGGATACGCGAGATCCGGTTACGAAGGCAGCGGTCGCGACGGCACCGGCTACCACAACACCGGCTACCACAACACCGGCTACGACGACACCGCCTACCACAACACCGGCTACGACGACACCGGGTACGTCCGGACCGGGTACGTCGGCAGCACGAGGCGCTACCGCAGTTCCCACGCCGGTCAGGGGCAGGACGCGAGCGGTCGCTGGCACGACGACACCGACATCGACGTCCTCGCGCCACGCTCCGGACTGCGTCGGGGTGACCCCGGCTCGCCACGCGACGTCGGGCTGACGGGGCGAGCGGCGTCCACCCGGCCGGGGGGTCACGGTGGGGGGCGGCGGGGTGACGAGATCGACCCAGACGGGCGACGAGCGGGGGGCAAGGGCGGGAGGAGGCGTCGACGGTGGCGCAGAGTTCTCGCCGCAGCGTTGGTCACCAGTTCGGTGCTGCTGCTCGCTGGAGTCGCGACGTTCGTCATCCTCTACGTCAGAACGCCGATTCCCGATCCCAACGCTGAGCTCAACGCCAACAAGACCACCCTCTACTACCAGGACGGCTCCACGGTTCTCGGTGGCTTCGCGGTCCAGAATCGTGTCTCCGTCCCGCTCGACCAGGTTCCGCGGCACGTCCAGGACGCGGTGATCGCCGCTGAGAACCGCACCTTCTGGACTGACAGCGGGATCTCGCCCACCGGCATCATTCGCGCGGCGTGGAACCAGCTGCGCGGCGGCTCCAAGCAGAGCGGTTCCACGATCACCCAGCAGTACGTCAAGAACTACTACCTGACCCAGGAACAGACCTGGTCACGCAAGATCAAAGAGCTGTTCATCACGCTGAAGATCCAGCGGCAGCTCTCGAAGCAGGAGATTCTCCAGCACTACCTCAACACCAGCTACTTCGGCCGCGGTGCGTACGGCATCGAGGTGGCGGCCAACGCCTACTTCGGGAAGCACGTCCAGGAGCTCACCCCCCACCAGGCGGCGGTGCTGGCCTCGTTGCTGCGGGCGCCCTCCAACTACGACCCGGCGGCGAAGGAGGGCAACCTGGAGCGCTTGGAGGGGCGTTACCGCTACGTCCTGCGTGGGATGGCGGAGATGGGGGTCATCCCCACGTCGGACGTCGAGGCGCCCCTTCCCAAGATTCGGCCCGTCGCGGACAAGCGCACCTACGAAGGCCCACGCGGCCACCTGCTGGTCCAGGTTCGCAAGGAACTGCGCAAGATCGGCTTCACCGACCAGCAGATCGAGACCGGTGGCCTCCAGGTGACGACCACCTTCGATCCACACGCGCAGAAGGCGCTGGAAGAGGCAGTCCGCAAGCACTTCCCGAAGAAGAACGCCAAGGGTGTCTACGTCGGTGTGGCCGCGGTTCGCCCCGGCACCGGTGAGGTCGTGGCGATGTACGGTGGCCGCGACTACCTCGAGCGCCAGTTCAACGACGCCACCCAGGCCAAGCTCCAGCCTGGTTCGACGTTCAAGCCGTTCGCGCTGGCCGCCGCGTTGGAGCACGGGGTCTCGCTCGAGAGCCGGTTCGCCGGGAACTCGCCGTACAAGCTGCCCGACGGCGACAAGGTCAACAACGAGTTCAACCGCGACTACGGCAAGTACGTCGACCTCGTCAAGGCGACCCGCGACTCCATCAACACCGCGTACGTCGACCTCACGGTCAACGCGATCTCGCCCAAGGACGTGGTCGACGCGGCGCTGCGCGCTGGTGTCCCGCCGGACACCCCAGGTTTGGAGGCGCATGCGAAGGTTTCCCTCGGCTTCGCCTCCGTCTCCCCCGTCGACATGGCCAACGCCTACGCCACCTTCGCGGTCGGCGGTCGGCGCGCGACCTGGCACGTCGTAGCGGAAGTGCGGGACCGGAGCGGCGCGGTCGTCTACCGCAACCCGGAGGAGACCACGGTCGAGTTCGACAGCCGGGTCGTTCGGGACGTCAACTACGCGCTCCAGGAGGTCGTCCGGCGTGGCAGCGGTGAGCGGGAGGCGAAGCGCGTGGGACGCCCGGCGGCGGGCAAGACCGGTACGCACGAGGACGAGACCGCCTGGTTCGTGGGCTACACCCCCCAGCTGTCGGCGGCGGTCGCCTTCTACAAGGACTCCGACGGGGACGGGGTGAAGGAATCGCTGGACGACGTCGGTGGCATGAACACGTTCTTCGGCGGCGGCTATCCGGCCCGCATCTGGGCGGCGTTCATGCGCGCCGCCTTGGCTGGCGAGCCGGTGCAGCACTTCGCCCCGCCCGCGCACGTCGGCGAGCCGGTGAACGCCACGCCGACGCCCACGCCCACCTCCGACGGTGGACCGAGACCCACCGCGTCGCCGGGTTCTCCAGCTCCCCAGCCGACGGCGCCGGGGCCGACAGGACGGCCCACGCAGCCGCCCCCGCCTCCGCCGCCACCACCTCCGCCACCGCCGGACCCTGACGACCCTGACCCGGAACCGGAGCCACGGCCCACCGAGACTCCACGGCGGGAGCCACCACAGCCGAGGCCGAAGCCGCGGCCGACCGTGCCCGCTCCGACCCCCACAAAGACGTGGCCGGCATCGTGA